One Gossypium hirsutum isolate 1008001.06 chromosome A08, Gossypium_hirsutum_v2.1, whole genome shotgun sequence genomic window, gatgtgtctctagatcttttgaggatggtgaaacaggaggagaaacaaatcatgccacatgagaaatAGGCAGTAGAGAATGTAGCCTtagaggaagggaaagaggtgaaaattggcacaCATATTGCTGATGATATAAGGCAAAGACTGATTGAGTTGTTacgtgagttcaaggatatcttcgcatggtcctatcaagatataccagggttaaatactgatattgtggtgcatcgtcttccaataagacagaattgtaaaccagttcaacagaagttgcgaagaatgagaccaaatatcgtattaaaaataaaggatgaagttaAGAAACAGTTCGATgtaggattcttacaagaggcgaagtattctgaatgggtagctaacattgtaccagttcctaagaaggatgggaaggtacgaatgtgtgttgattacagggatctaaacaaagctagcccaaaagataatttccctctgcctcacatagacactttggtagacaacacagcgggatattcgttgttctccttcatggatggtttttcagggtacaatcagataaagatgcatcctgaagacatggacaaaaccaccttcataaccttgtgggggactttctgttacaaggtaatgccctttgggctaaagaatgcaggggcaacataccaaagggctatggtgaccttatttcatgatatgatgcacaaggaaattgaggtgtatgttgatgatatgattgccaaatcttaACAGAGGAGGAACATATTGAGGTTTTAAAGAAACTATTCTTGAGATTAAGGAAGTTTCAGTTAAAACTTAACCCGGCAAAATGGACTTTCGGAGCCAGGTCGAAGAAGTTACTAGGTTTTgtggtcagtgaaaaaggaatagaagttgattcagacaaagttagagccatacAAGATTTGCCTTCACcgcgtactcaaaaagaagttcggggttttcttggaaggttgaattatattgctcggtttatttcttaattaactgagaaatgtgaccctatatttcgcctccttagaaaacacaaccaagttACTTGGGATAAGGAATGCTAGAGTGCTTTCgataaggttaagcaatacttgttCAATGCTCTTGTGTTATCTCCACCTAATCTAGGTAGAACATTAATTTTGTACTCATCAGTGTTTagcaattctatgggatgtgtgcttggccaacatgacgagtcgggaagaaaggagaaggcgatatactacctcaacaagaaattcacagagtgtgagatgagatattcgccaattgagaaattgtgttgtgctttaatctggacgactcgaaggttgaggcaatatatgttgtatcatactacttggcttatttcaaaacttgatcctctgaagtatatgatggagtcaacagctttgaataGAAGAATGGCGAggtggcaaattctgctttcagagtttgacatagtttatgtgaaCTAGAAGGCTATAAAAAGAAGTGCGATAGCGGAATTTCTGGCCAGTAGAGCTGTAGAAGACTATGAgccgttgaattttgatttcccaaatgaggagttgatgtgtgtaGCAGCTACAGAGGATTATCCTGGAAGTTGAGCTTTGATGGGGCATCCAATGCAGTGGGAAatagaattggggcagtcttggtatccccaaatggtgattattatccattcacgtacaagttggattttgattgcacaaacaatatggccgagtataaagcgtgcatcatgggactCCGAGCGGCTATAGAGCGAAGAATAAGAACCTTAGAAGTTTATGGAGACTCCAcgttggtaatttaccagcttaaaggtgaatgggagacaagggatcctaaattgatcaattatcgaaaggtagtttttgGGTTACTTaaggagttcgatgacatcactttcaattatatcccacgaaacgaaaaccagatggcagatgctctagcaaccttggcttcaatgattaaagtgaataaagaggaggagatgagacccattcagatgagtatcttcgaggctccagctcactgttgtaacattgaggaagaagaaaaggatgataacccttgatatcaggatatattgcgatatgtgagagatcgtaaatacccagaacaagcaactgaaaatgataagtgaactttaaggagattagcctgcgactacgttttggatggggacatcttgtacaaaagaagaaaggaccaagtactgttgagatgtgttgacgccatggaagctaagttaatcttggaagaagttcacgagggtgtttgtgggacgcacgctattggtttcacgatggctagacaaatcatgaggtttggatattattggtctactttggaaggggattgtatcaattacgccaaaaaatgccataaatgtcaaatttatggagacaagattcatgtaccacctttacctctacacgttatgactcctccatggcctttttctatgtggggcatggatgtcattgggctaatatcaccaaaagcttcaaatgggcattgCTTTATTTTtatggtcattgattacttcacgaagtgggtagaggctgcttcttatgcgaatgttactaagtcgacTATAAGTcgtttcttgaagaaagagattattTGTCGGTATGAGATGCCTGAAatgatcatatcagacaatgcactgaacttgaacaacaaaaggATAGCAGAAGTTTGTAGTCAATTCAGGATTAAACATCATAACTCTTCGccgtatcgcccaaagatgaatggggcagtggaagctgctaacaaaaacattaagaagatagtggggaaaatgactgaaacctacagagactggtatgagaagttaccatttgcactaTTAGCTTACCGAACGTCTGTCaaaacctctaccggggcaactcctttctcgttggtttatgggatggaagcagtgttacccattgaagtggaaataccgtctcttcgagtcttgtcagagataaagttgaatgaagctaaatggatacaatcgcgatatgatcagttgaacttgattgaggaaaagaggctaaaggccattcgtcatggtcagatgtatcagaagcgaatgatgcgagcttacgacaagaaagtgcgaccaagagaattccaaaAGGGGGATCTTATGCTGAAAAGATCCTCCCtattcagaaggactttagaggaaaatggatgccaaattgggaagggccgtatgtcgtgaagaaggccttctctgggggtgcattgatcttaacagaaatggatgggaagagtttgctcaatccagtgaattcagactcagtcaaaaagtactttgcTTGAAGGAGAGAAGAATtcagggtgaaaacccgcaaagggcgccttgagttttcgaaaaaaaaaatagagagcccaaggtgaaaacccgcaaagggcgccttgtgaccaaaggggttttgagttgaaaacccgaaagggcagctcaaattttgaagagcacaTGGTAATCTTGCTATACCTGACTCAACAAAGAGTGAAGCGCGTTGcatatcggggcatcaacaaagtatttCGGaacttttaaacacatgttgaattcaagaaagtcttcatagAGCTGGTATATaaacgctcaagcggcgatatctagagcatctaacttttgtcctgcttgctatctttagattctttttcttctcaaagataggcttttagattaatttcctttgtattttttaacaaattcattcaaatctaattgttctcaagattaaattcatcttccattattcttaaagtatgttgcattaaaataatgatagatgaattaaataattttaactaatgaagttttgctcattactttggaaatttctagataatacaagaaactaaagcAGAACAATTGTTCGAAGAATTCACGTAAGTGAGGTTTGAAAGAACTTGAGGAAATTTTTTCTTTagtccaaaatgatgattggacaaatcaaacgattcgatcctaagagaggatcatcttacagacatttttggtgggtcatagcatttgaagaatggtacaaacccacaaGCTGAGTAAGAAtgatacttcgagagaaataaggataaacttcgacgaaagaatgagtggtgacgtctggaataggggtcatattcataaacattttgcattataacaggtttaattaGGAGTATTTGACTCACttcaatcatagcatcctaatcattaggcatgatctcatacacattatacaggttatgtccttcaagggacaatgaagattgatgcgccttaaccccctaagcagtagggtaacaggctaaagcatagcagatttgacctttaggtgtttacgctgaagcggatccaagatgatttaacatctctgtattgtcagagaataaatcgaagaaacagatttggcatctccatattcgacggagagcagatcgaagacataacagatctaaccttcggatgttttcacatcgaagtagatctaagatgatttggcatccttgcgttGACAAGGAGAAGATCAAAGACATtgcagatttggctttcacgtgtttacgttgaagcagatctaagatgatttaacatctctgtattgtcagagaacaaatcgaagaaacagatttggcatctccatattcgacggagagtagatcgaagacatagcagatctaaccttcggatGTCTTCACATCGAagaagatccaagatgatttggcatccttgcgttgacaaggagcagatcgaagacatagtagatctgaccttcattgaagcagatccaagatgatttggcatctctgtattagatggGGAGCAGACCGAAGACACAGCATATTTGTCCtttattgaagcagatccaagatgatttggcatctctgtattagacggggagcagattgaagacataatagattggaccttcattgaagcagatccaagatgatttagcatctctgtattagacagggagcagatcgaagacatagtagatttggctttcacgtgtttacgctgaagcagatctaagatgatttggcatctctgtactgtcagagaacaaatcgaagaaacagatttggcatctccatattcgacggagagcagatcaaagacatagcagatctgaccttcattgaagcagatccaagatgatttggcatctctgtattagacggggagcagatcgaagtcataacagattggaccttcattgaagtagatccaagatgatttggcatctttgtattagacgagaagcagatcaaagacatagcagatctgaccttcatgtgtttacatcgaagcagatccaagatgacagatttggcatctctgtattagacggggagcagattgaagaagcagatttggcgtctctgtattagacggggagcagatcgaagataacagatttggcgtctctgtattagacggggagcagatcaaagatagcagatatcgccttcctgagttgcagtgaagcagattgaagccgtcaagaggccatttaaagaagatcaaggatcaagaactcaagactcggcgagcccgggaaaaattggtccttttataatctttgctctatttctgttacacagcaatgagcaatgagcaaagaggggcagctgtagacactcaatttttcctgggcccagaaataagtccaaaaaaaataataaaccccaaaaaaaaacgaagtccaagtttagtccagaattacaaatataatttggcccgatcggaatggcctattacttgaaaagatttaaagtccatctacaagcttgactcatatggaaatataatcttcaatgatatgcaatcttagatatgatacaatcttagatatgattgcaatcttagatatgatatgcaatcttagaagatatgattttgtaatcttagagatttaatttgtagataccttttaatcttaacctttgatgtaattgatctgtaccgttggatttgaggaggttcaactataaatagaggcctctcccttcattgtaaacacactggagttttaggaaacaataaaaatttttgagagctttcactcaaatttctctccctcttacgttcttattttctacggtttgttcttattttattctttgttcatcttcgtttttcaaccctttttattttgatttaatccatgtttctcgtatttttttatatattttaattttttaataattttagtatcatatcaaactcttttatttttttaataattttttttagtattactcttaataaattatttttttaaattttactcaaatcattattttaaaaaaatatatttcatttaattgtcatattttatccaaaagtttttctaaaatgaggcaatttttttcgtatttaggaattcaagaaatagtgccctaacatatTAGGTtacgatttcccgtttgtctaaatgcctaaagtatccttctaaatagattttgtaaatcacgagatgatttcagttacgagagtttaagaatatcgtgtcctatcatgctggatgtgatgtttgtattctttcggagctaaggaatctcgatttttttcaacttaaataattccggttttaaaaaagggatcctatttttaaatcctttcaaatttttgacattaagacagaaaactattcaatttggtaccaattttgggtgttgcgagggtgctaatccttcctcgtacgtaaccgactcccgaacctattttcttaattttcgtagaccaaaacgttttataaggtaatccaatcacacctaaaaaggttggtggcaactcctgttttcgtttttcaaaagtcgatccccatttttcaaacgtccctttaaaaaatggtttcgacacactAATAATATACTTTATtcttatttcataaataattttaacaaattatcatatattttaatttttttaaatagatattttttaatattttaccataGGGAGTGTGAAAATTATGCCATCAAATATTGCTGGTGAATGTCAAGTTTGACGCGTTGTTTCTGTCTCAATGTGAAATCAGAGTTTGGAAAAATTATTCAATTCCACATTACACACAATATAATACAAACATGGCCAACCCTTATTTAAAGACTAATCAGACATGCCAACGGAACACGGCTTGTAGTGGAAAGGTCAAAATCCTAAACTTTTGGGTATTTGATTTCAAGTTTTAtactaataatttcttttaaggaaaaaaaatatgtttaaatttatatttttgttgtaATAGTAATGATCttaactaaatatttataatattttaattggttaattctactttattgatatatttgtattattatttaaattcttaattcaattcaattaaaagaactattaaaatactttttttatattttatattattataataatatttttatcttatttatattttaaataaaatcaataaacatttttatatatagCGAGATTTAAACCATTATGACCCGCATTTGTAAAGTCTTAATTTTTCATATTGATTTAAACCAcctcaattaaaattttgttttgataatattgtatattttaattttattacacaGTTTTTCACTTGAGTTTGTATTTATGTTTTATCAATATTACTTAAGCATATGGCATCATTGATTTAATTTCACaagtttataattaaaattttcactaaCATAATGACaaaattatgataaataaataaagtacattacctatttaattttttttactcacaatttaaattatatttttattttaattttgtacatactacaaatttattattaatttcaaattatcttaaacacaaaataatatttcatAAGAGTACTTcttataactttaaaaaaaaaaaaagcttctgGAACACATTTGTCAAACCCATAATTGTCCTATACGACAgcaaaccaaaattttaaatgtaaagtGAATCCCAAAAGTCAGATTTGCCCAGTTTTCAACTTTCTAATTGGTTCGCTATTGCTACTTATAATTCAtttgaaataatattaattagTATTTATGGAACTATTACtcattaatccaaattataacattaaaataatataataattttatttattaaattggtgTGATGACACTTCCAATTATGTATTTTATTAGTCATGATGTcattattatgttaaattaattctgataaataataattaaataagtacTGTGTCCTCCATTCAATCTCCAAAGCCACGTGTTGGGTCACCCCTATTGACCGGTTCGGGCACCACCTCCTGTTTCCAAGTCAAAACCACCGGTCCTGACACAGCCCCTTATATTAATCCATATTTCATGCCTTCACCAAAAATCCTTTTTACAAGAAAATGGCTAGACTCGCTTTTCTCTTCACCCTTACTTTTCTCCTCTTCACCTTCTCTCAAGCCCGCTTCATCACATCTGAATCCCAACATGATGTCACCCCCGAAAAATCCGTTACCGATTTTCCCGAATCCGACCCCGAATCCGCCATCCTTCTCCCCAGCGAGAAACCCCACTTTGAACCCCCCAAATTACTCGACTTCAAGCACGATGATGATGCCTCCGGCGTCGCCTCCGTTCCTTTGACCAAGATCAGTTTTAACCCTGTCAACCGCCACTTCCCAAGGCGTCCCTTGATTCCGTTCCGTCACAAGCACAACTGCCGTTTCCATAAACGCTTCATGCCTTTGAATCCACGCTTCCATCAGAAACGCTTCATTTCTTACGGCAACGACATGATACTGTCCGACGAGAGAAGTTTTGACCCAGAGTCACGCGGTGTTGTTCGCCAGATCGAGGCCAGCTGGGGCAGTTTTGACGATGATGGCACCGAGTCTAAGCATCATGTAGGTTTTATGAAGCCAGATCACCATGACCACGAGCACCATGATGAAGACCATGACCACGAGCACCATGATGAAGAGGATCATGAGGAAGAgcatcaccaccaccaccaccatcatcACCACCGCCATCATCACCGTGGAGAGGAAGAAAGGGATGAGACAGAGGAGCAGGAGGGCGGGTTCATGGAGAAGTTCCGCaagtattttattcatttttgaatATACCCTGCACGTTATCTAAAATGATCATAGTGATCTAGTGTTGTATCTATCTATATGtttatttgggaaattttcaCTTTCTAGTTACCAGCCCTTAGGGTATACGTGCATATTTACTATTTAGTGTGCTTTACTGTGGGTTGTAAATAAGATTGCACTCGTTTATGGTGAACCATATGATTTTCCTTGTATTATAGTAACTGCACTGTGAGATTTCATATTGCCAGATCACTAGTTTTGTTGTTCtgtttttcacgaatttttttacttgttgcaaTGGAAAGGTTTAACCTGaatattaaagaataaaaaagagaCATAAAAGGGTTAAAAACAGAGTAGAAAACTATATTTTATAACATGAATGAATCTTAGGAATGGCTGGCGCATGAACCACTCTGTTCTACGCTGGCGAGTTCAGCGCATGGCCGTGGGCTAACCTCGATTGCAGCCCCCCTTATGGCATCGCAGTTCCAGGAAGGAGGTCTTGGTCCAGTCGTGCCCTGGAGGGTAACGTTTGAAAGACAGATGCCGGTGAAAGTGGCATTCTCGATGCCATGCATCCAACCTGCTCGCTGGACATTCACACCCCAAATGTTCTTTAACGTAAGGTCCTTGACATATGGGAGGGCGTTTGGATTAAAATTGTTATCAGGGTGGTCGCCGGTGTCACCTGCTACTTTTATACCTGTTCTGACGTTTTCCATGAACAGTTCAGACACTGTGATGTTCTTTATAACCCCTCCCCTGCCGATGTTAGTCTTGATGTGAACACCAACTCCGGAGTTGTAAAGATTTATGTTCTCGGCCAACACATTCTCCACTCCTCCAGATGTTTCACTTCCCACTGCAACTCCAGCAAATGGGGTTGAACCTGTTACTCGCCGAACAGTGATGTAAGAACTGGGGCGTCCATAAGCAATCCCGTATTCATCCCACCCACTCTTCACTGCCACAAGGTCATCCCCGGTAGAAATGAATGAGTCTTCTATACAGACATTGGAGCTTGAATCTGTACCAATGAGGCATGaaagtataataattaaaatcTCCAAGAAATTTCTCCATTCCAATAAACAGATGAACACGGAAAAACTGATCCCTCACATAATATTACCGCGTTCATTCTTAATTACAGCATGGGAATCAATTAATGAACATAGCCATTTTTCAGGAAATTCCAACCGATAGCTTTtacaatataacatatatatgcaGGGCAAGGAGCAAATGATAAACATCCCACTAGATTTCATTCAGATTTGAAAATTACACCTAATCAATCAAAAACAATTCCTTTCTTCACTTCCTTTCTAACATTTGGGAAGAGGGTCATCAGAATCAATGTTGTCAAGGGCGCCAGGTGCACTGGAGGCACTAGGACCTCTATATAGCCTGGGGTGCAAGGCGCAAAAAAAGAGCTCGCCCGAGTAAAACGAGACGTaaccatataaaatataaatatacatgtaaaatgtatatgttttatgaAAACATATGTAACTAATACATATAATTAATAAGTTATATGAGTTTTACACGCGGTGCAACATTATCAAAACTGCCTTAAGTGCTTGCTTGAGTGTGAATATCAAACCCTAAGTAAGatgaattcaacaaataaaaTTACTTCCGTTTTCTTTCTTTTACCTGGATCAATCCCATCAGTATTTGGGGAGTCAGGTGGAGCAACGATGGTAACATATCGAATAACAACATCGCTGCAAAGAAGAAAAAGGTATCTAAGTTATGATTCTAAACATGCAATTCTTACTAAGTATAAAAATACAAGAACAGCCAACAAAGTTACACCAATTAACGCGATCATAATAGCAAATCCAATTACCAACTAATTAACTCTTGCTACAAACTGTGCTATAGAAACACCTTTGGAGCACCCTGAAATGTGCATACCTGCTTTCCTTCATCTCCTTTATTGTTAAATGTGACAACATGCAAGGCTTGGAAATCACCATAAAGGAAGAGGAAATGTAacgaaattgaaaaagaaaaggacaacAATAATGATTCAATTTGTCTTAAAGGCAGAGTTCCTGTGATTTTCATTGCACAAAAAATGGGGTTTTCTTGCAGACTTTCATGTAATAGTTCAACATTGGTTTTGTTAATGGAGGACTAGAACTTTTAAACAGATAAGAATCATatgatcaaattgtaaataaGACCCTCACTGACTTAAACAATCTATAGCGACACCAATCTACAACATAGTCAAATCACACCTCTCAAATAATTGTATGGCTTATAAATTATATCAAGAAGTAAATCTTTGGGTGTAAGAATTAATGCAAAAATTACCTGCAATAAACAGGATGAATGTTCCAGAAGGGGGAATTTCTAAAAATCACATTGGAAATGACCATGCCTCTGGAATTCACAAGTTCAACGAGACTTGGTCTTGTAAACTGGAGAGTCCTCTGCCTCCACATGTTCCACCAAATATCTCCTTGACCATCAATTGTGCCATTCTCACCTGTTATAGTTAAAACAAATCATGGTAATTAAAGTTGAAGTTACATGAACCGTGATAATAGAACACAGACATGATAGATGTGAGGAGCTATTATTCTCCAGCAAAATTACAGAAGTCTGAATTACTTGCTATTAACCTTAGTAAGATAAAACAACATGAAGATCCATGACAGTAAATCATGTTGTTCTCAGTGTATGATAGGCTTTTGTAGTATATAGATAAGTATCTCAAACATAAGATTCATCATATTTAAATGACTCATGATGGTTAACAGAACACAAAACAAATATATCTAAAACATGTGTGAGGCAAGCTATCAGAATGATCGACCACATTGATATAAATACCTACCAGTTATCACCACATCTTCCAGTCCATCCCCATGAATAAAGCTCATATATCTTCCTCCAGGGCACTCCCTTCCCCTTCCATAAGATGGCAAAGGAGCAATTAAAGGCCAATTTGAGGTGTCCTGAGATATTAATCCAGGAAGAAAATTATATGCAAGAAGCATCTCCAATAAATCTTACCATATTAAGAGAATAGCAGTGCGATGAAGTTTCTGAAAACTTTCAAATTAGGAGAAATGCTTCAACAGGGCTTCAAATAGGCATGATGAAAGAAAAAAGGAGACTAGTGGAGAATAAATTGATCTCTTTGATATAAGAACATCTTTGTGGTCAAgggagaaaataagaaaaaaagaattaTGTTATTGCAAAGGACAAAGACGATCATCAATTCCTAATGAAATGGATGTAGCAGTGGCCTGCTAAAAACCCATAGTTTTTACTTGATCCGGGATGCATGATGTatatgccattacaaaatgatCTATTAATCTGCTAATAAGTCGTTTAATGGCAGTTCCATCTACTGCTCCTATGAGGCTGCCTTCATAACGTCAAACAAATAagacatcaattttttatttagttcttTTATGAAAATCAAATGGTGGTTTACCAAATGAGAAGCAGAACCAGCCACAAATAGCCATATTTTCTCCCATAAACTAGGCCACCATTACGACTAGTTTTCAGCATGTTATAACCCAAGTAGAGTACATGATGACTCCATTCAGTAGACTTCAAGCAGAAAGGGATTTCAGACAACTAAATAGAAAACATGGTTCTCTGGTGATTAGAAGAAAATAACAGTCAAAAACCAATGTGTGGGATATGATTCTCCAAACACCCCCAAAAACTTGAAAtgacttgaaattttgaatatacaCATCATAATTGGATACTGACACCTAAATCTGACAACTCCTTTCAAGTATGACCATAACCACTTATTTTTCTAACATCTAACAATATCTTAGTTGAAAGCTATTGCGACATCATCCATTCAGATTGTCTATTACTACTTTCCATTAGGAAgagtatgattttattatttaattaataacaccAACACTATAACAGGACTGCATTATATTATTAATCTAGACTAGATATGGCAACAAGTTGGACAACAATGCCTGCCAGCTATTGAATGAGaactaaagaaaaaagaaaacccaaaatatCAAGCACATGCAACTAAACTATGGCAACCGACAATATTTCTCTCATATCTTAACAATGCTGCAGGACCCACTTCCATGGAGACCATCTTCGCCACAAACAGTGTCGCAATAAAAAAGTCATTTCAACTATATCGTACAAACTACACTTATTATATTTAACACTATAATGCAACCAAAACCCAAATCTTTAAAAAAGTGaacaaagaataaagaaaaacaGTCATATAGAAGAATCAGTCTTtgcaattattattataaattatactaGTTCATAATTAAAACCCAGATTACAGCTTTCATTACCATTTTAGAGGAAAAGTACTTTAATTTAACAATGATCAATTCATTTCTAAGATTCAACTCACTCCCATTTTCCTCACAATTAAACCTTACGTTTGAGTAAAATACAGAAATTTTTTTAGCAATATTAGGAAGGGAAGGGTTGGAATAAAGATTCTGTAAGATCCAAACTTGAGTTAAGACTCTGATAATACTAGCAAGTAATAATCACTAGTTAAGAGACTTGAGTTACCTGAGTGGCTTTGATAACAGCACCTCGAGCCAAATAAAGTGTCATATGACTAGTAAGATTGAAACTGTCGGTTAAGTAGACTCCAGAAGGCACAAAAAGTAGCGTGCCGCCTCTCCTTCTCAGATGCTGAATCCGATATATAGCTTTCCGGAATGCTATCGTATTGAGCGTTTGTCCGTCGCCGACACCACCAAAGTCCGTTATCGATATCTTATCGCC contains:
- the LOC107928777 gene encoding uncharacterized protein, coding for MARLAFLFTLTFLLFTFSQARFITSESQHDVTPEKSVTDFPESDPESAILLPSEKPHFEPPKLLDFKHDDDASGVASVPLTKISFNPVNRHFPRRPLIPFRHKHNCRFHKRFMPLNPRFHQKRFISYGNDMILSDERSFDPESRGVVRQIEASWGSFDDDGTESKHHVGFMKPDHHDHEHHDEDHDHEHHDEEDHEEEHHHHHHHHHHRHHHRGEEERDETEEQEGGFMEKFRKYFIHF
- the LOC107928776 gene encoding probable polygalacturonase, whose translation is MFRALASVLLCCFFLEASFWVHFSYGDLTTCSGIVPMTERGDKISITDFGGVGDGQTLNTIAFRKAIYRIQHLRRRGGTLLFVPSGVYLTDSFNLTSHMTLYLARGAVIKATQDTSNWPLIAPLPSYGRGRECPGGRYMSFIHGDGLEDVVITGENGTIDGQGDIWWNMWRQRTLQFTRPSLVELVNSRGMVISNVIFRNSPFWNIHPVYCSDVVIRYVTIVAPPDSPNTDGIDPDSSSNVCIEDSFISTGDDLVAVKSGWDEYGIAYGRPSSYITVRRVTGSTPFAGVAVGSETSGGVENVLAENINLYNSGVGVHIKTNIGRGGVIKNITVSELFMENVRTGIKVAGDTGDHPDNNFNPNALPYVKDLTLKNIWGVNVQRAGWMHGIENATFTGICLSNVTLQGTTGPRPPSWNCDAIRGAAIEVSPRPCAELASVEQSGSCASHS